The genomic DNA TATTATAGCCTCATCATTGGTATTAAAATAAGCAACAATTCCCTTTTCGCCTGTTTTCATATTTATAAGGTTTATAGCCAGTGGTTTTTGCAATGCATTCATTAAAAGTTCACCCCCAAGGCTGTTAAAAGGAAATTAACCAAATATCCCATTAGAAAAGCAAAGGGAAAAATAAAAGCAGTCATCGCCAAAGTAACTTTTGTACCCCGTTCCTTCAACATCATGGAAAACTGAGCAATACATGGTATGAACAAGGTTAGAGTTATCGCAGCTACTACCAGCTGTCTGCCTGCCAAAATCCCTCTTTGGTAAAGGTCAAACATTCCAGCAGCACCATAATCCCGGCGGAAAAAGCCAAATAAAAAGACTTGTGCTGCCTCTTTGGGAAGGCCAAGCCAGAGCATAACCGGCTCAAGAGCGCGAATTATTAAATCAAAAAGTCCAGTTAATTTCCCTAGCCAAATTAAAACCGAAGCTAAAATAAAGAGCGGTAAGATTTCAATAAAATACCACTTCATCCGCACATATGTCTTGGTTAAAACATTTTTTACTTTGGGAATTCTCAAAGGAGGAATTTCCATATAAAATCCTGCTCTTTTGCCCGGAAGAAGCTGGGCGGTAAGAAAACCTACAAGGAGAAAAACAAAAATCATAAAGCCGCTCCAAATCAACAAAGCTCCGGGATTATTTGATAAAAGTCCTAGGATAACACCAAGCTGCGCCGAACAGGGTATTGCGAGAGCCAGTAAAAGAGTAGCTATAATCCTTTCTCGATTGGTCTCTAAAGTTCTGGTGACCATAGTTGCCATAGTGTCGCAACCAAAACCCAGAACCATAGGAATAACCGCTCTACCCGAAAGACCAATTGCTTTAAACGCCCTGTCTACCAAAAGTGATAATCTCGGTAAATAGCCGCTGTCTTCTAAAATTGAAAACATCAAAAAAAAGGTAGTTACCACTGGCAAAACAATTGCGACCGCATACCTAATCCCCAAAGTAATTATGCCATAATCATTAGCTATTAAATCCTGCAATACTTTCCAGGGAATAACTTGAGCCGTAACTTGATTAACTACTGGATTAATATTTTTTTCAAAAAAAGTCTCAATTAAGTCCACCAGCGTACCGGCCCCAAATACTCCTACAAATTTATAAACACCGTAATAAAGAATTAACAGCATTATGGGAATACCAGTTATGGGGTTCACCGTTAGTTTATGCAAAATTTCAGTTATACTTGCTTTTTCCGAACCTTCTTCTTTTAAAGCTTCTCTCTCAACCTTAAAAGCTGTCTCCTGACGCACTGAAGCGATAATATAGCTTATTGGTTCTGTAAAATGCTTCTCAGTTTCCGTTATTACCTCCAGTATTTTTTCATAAGACGGTTCTTTCTGGGCAATTTCCCTGAGAAGAGCCTCATCCTTTTGTAAAAGCAAAAGGGCAACGCTTCGCTTGGTCAATTTATAATCGATCGTTAATAGCTTCTCAATTTCGGAAATTGCCTTTTCAATTTGCTCTGGATATTTCACCTTATTTATTGACATACTCTGCCACCCTCTCTTTTAATTCCCGAATTCCCACATTTTGCGCTGCAGCCATAGTAACCACTGGTATTCCCAGTTCTCTTTCAAGTTTTTCCCGGTCAATAGCAAGTCCTAGTTGCTCCGCTTCATCCATCATATTTATTGCTAAAAGTACCGGAAGTCCCGCCTCAATTAATTGATAGGTTAAGGGCAGCATCCTTCCAAGATTCTTGGCATCAACAACATGAACCACTAAATCCGGTTTTTCTTCTAGCAAAAGATCCCGGGCTACTTTTTCCTCCTCCGTTATTGGTAAAAGGGAATACATCCCCGGAGTGTCCACTACTTCATACTCCCGGCCATGTATTACCGTCTTTCCCCGGGCTATTTCTACTGTGGTTCCCGGGTAGTTGGAAACAGTAACGTATGCCCCCGTTAACGCATTAAAAAGCATACTCTTGCCGACGTTTGGGGA from Carboxydothermus pertinax includes the following:
- a CDS encoding ferrous iron transporter B: MSINKVKYPEQIEKAISEIEKLLTIDYKLTKRSVALLLLQKDEALLREIAQKEPSYEKILEVITETEKHFTEPISYIIASVRQETAFKVEREALKEEGSEKASITEILHKLTVNPITGIPIMLLILYYGVYKFVGVFGAGTLVDLIETFFEKNINPVVNQVTAQVIPWKVLQDLIANDYGIITLGIRYAVAIVLPVVTTFFLMFSILEDSGYLPRLSLLVDRAFKAIGLSGRAVIPMVLGFGCDTMATMVTRTLETNRERIIATLLLALAIPCSAQLGVILGLLSNNPGALLIWSGFMIFVFLLVGFLTAQLLPGKRAGFYMEIPPLRIPKVKNVLTKTYVRMKWYFIEILPLFILASVLIWLGKLTGLFDLIIRALEPVMLWLGLPKEAAQVFLFGFFRRDYGAAGMFDLYQRGILAGRQLVVAAITLTLFIPCIAQFSMMLKERGTKVTLAMTAFIFPFAFLMGYLVNFLLTALGVNF
- a CDS encoding FeoB small GTPase domain-containing protein, which translates into the protein MDCHNCNRSCHHAGGRYRRRFGFFWQKAQKEMCEEKLLKFALVGSPNVGKSMLFNALTGAYVTVSNYPGTTVEIARGKTVIHGREYEVVDTPGMYSLLPITEEEKVARDLLLEEKPDLVVHVVDAKNLGRMLPLTYQLIEAGLPVLLAINMMDEAEQLGLAIDREKLERELGIPVVTMAAAQNVGIRELKERVAEYVNK